A stretch of Desulfotalea psychrophila LSv54 DNA encodes these proteins:
- a CDS encoding class I SAM-dependent methyltransferase yields the protein MKKTTGSPIIYKDAQLLVVDKPTGFSSQAMTEGEVGITEWLALHLQYQIDLYSSLTKSCSGVLLLRRKNQIEKAENDQPVKIAEKKYHFISAKRYRGQTEEDGSWLVERDNSITEESVRFRFLEEGRDYSLYEAATLSCCRRVQEFAEESGIAIVGDGADSPFARLFLHCHSIRLAESGHEFISSTPDSFSFVLKQRDKVLIDTAIAWERRLGWLQLITNSYRLIQRGELDLPVSIDLYDNTLSITGFSEEKTSTQLRTLLEPALDYLRDKLAWQGALLRRHAQNPHQKKLIHDVIQWGAPISSSNIAHEHLLDFEVNINESQHVGLFLDQRDSRRRVWQIAEGRRVANLFSFTCSFSAAALAGGAEVVFSVDLAGSTLARGKGNFALNHLDESGRGKFIKEDVCKWLQRQERKYARNPEEFTPWDLIICDPPVFASAGKGQAFHVEKQWPELARQIRMLLSVRGVALFANNHRGGNASYYRAELEKHFSLVRQMSPPMDFPRLAGSPEHVRIYWCQV from the coding sequence ATGAAAAAGACCACAGGTTCACCGATTATATATAAGGATGCCCAGCTACTTGTGGTTGATAAACCAACAGGTTTTTCTTCTCAGGCAATGACAGAGGGAGAGGTGGGCATCACAGAGTGGTTGGCTCTGCATCTGCAGTATCAGATAGACCTCTACTCATCTCTTACCAAGAGCTGCAGTGGTGTTCTCCTTCTTCGCAGAAAGAATCAAATTGAGAAGGCAGAAAATGATCAACCTGTTAAAATTGCTGAGAAAAAATATCACTTTATCTCAGCTAAGAGATACCGCGGGCAGACGGAGGAAGATGGCAGCTGGCTGGTAGAAAGGGATAATTCCATAACAGAGGAGTCTGTTCGTTTTCGTTTCCTTGAAGAGGGCAGGGATTACTCTCTCTATGAGGCGGCAACCCTAAGCTGTTGCAGGCGTGTTCAGGAATTTGCGGAAGAATCAGGCATAGCCATCGTCGGCGATGGGGCCGATAGCCCTTTTGCCCGACTCTTTCTCCACTGTCACTCCATTAGGTTGGCCGAAAGCGGGCATGAATTTATCTCTTCCACCCCGGACTCTTTCTCCTTTGTTCTTAAGCAGAGAGATAAGGTATTAATAGATACGGCCATAGCTTGGGAACGTCGCTTGGGTTGGCTCCAGCTTATAACCAATAGCTATCGTCTTATTCAACGGGGCGAGCTTGATCTGCCGGTAAGTATTGATCTCTATGACAATACCCTCTCTATCACGGGATTTTCAGAAGAGAAGACATCGACGCAGTTGCGAACGTTGCTTGAACCTGCCCTGGATTATCTGCGGGACAAGCTTGCCTGGCAGGGTGCTCTTTTGCGCAGACATGCCCAGAACCCTCACCAAAAGAAACTGATCCACGATGTTATTCAGTGGGGAGCGCCGATCTCGTCCAGCAATATCGCCCACGAGCACCTACTTGACTTTGAGGTAAATATTAATGAGTCTCAGCATGTAGGTCTCTTTCTCGATCAGCGTGATTCACGCAGGCGGGTGTGGCAGATCGCAGAGGGGAGACGGGTGGCAAATCTCTTTTCCTTTACCTGTTCTTTTTCTGCTGCCGCCTTGGCAGGCGGGGCTGAAGTTGTTTTTTCAGTGGATCTTGCCGGCTCAACCCTTGCCCGGGGAAAAGGTAATTTTGCCCTTAACCACCTGGATGAGAGTGGCCGGGGAAAGTTTATTAAGGAAGATGTCTGCAAATGGCTCCAGCGCCAGGAACGCAAATATGCTAGAAATCCGGAGGAGTTTACCCCTTGGGATCTCATTATCTGTGATCCTCCTGTCTTTGCCTCAGCCGGCAAGGGACAGGCCTTTCATGTGGAAAAGCAGTGGCCTGAACTGGCCAGGCAGATACGTATGTTACTCTCTGTTAGGGGTGTGGCCCTCTTTGCCAATAATCATCGTGGCGGCAATGCCAGCTATTACCGGGCTGAACTGGAAAAACATTTTTCTCTTGTCCGGCAAATGTCCCCTCCCATGGACTTCCCCCGTCTTGCCGGAAGTCCCGAACATGTACGCATATATTGGTGTCAGGTTTAA
- the tsaA gene encoding tRNA (N6-threonylcarbamoyladenosine(37)-N6)-methyltransferase TrmO, translating into MSEGIYQINPIGIIRSDLVSRKAAPSQGSEGAPDAWLEVDPALVEGLEGMAVGSEIILITWLHRSQRDILKLHPRGDRGRPIMGVFSTRSPDRPNPLGLHRVTVLQISGNRLRVGPIEAIDGTPVVDIKPVLPQAVDS; encoded by the coding sequence ATGAGCGAAGGCATCTATCAGATCAATCCCATTGGTATTATCCGTTCCGATCTGGTCAGTCGTAAAGCGGCGCCCAGTCAGGGAAGTGAGGGCGCGCCCGATGCCTGGCTTGAGGTGGATCCGGCCTTGGTAGAGGGGCTTGAAGGTATGGCCGTGGGCAGTGAAATCATCCTCATCACCTGGTTGCACAGGTCTCAGCGCGATATACTGAAACTGCATCCCCGCGGGGACAGGGGCAGGCCTATTATGGGGGTCTTTTCTACCCGCTCCCCCGACAGACCAAACCCACTTGGCCTGCATCGGGTGACGGTTTTGCAGATCAGCGGTAATAGGTTGAGGGTGGGGCCGATAGAGGCGATTGATGGCACGCCGGTGGTCGATATAAAGCCTGTACTTCCGCAGGCCGTGGATTCATAA
- a CDS encoding HD-GYP domain-containing protein: MKKLSLRELAVPMIKSIDSFNYLLKSHHRRTAVVSYYIGKKLNLNNTELVELVIAAALHDIGALSVQERDMIVQEDVINPAPHCMMGYRMLASLDVFKNISQIIKHHHIKYQDSLNAEEGEILLQSHIIHLADRVDILVSPNEFITNQKSMVTEKIREKAETTFHPEVFKAFEEVSKADIFWIEMNNLEMEQLLRKIDFGAIDFELTIDDIIEFTLTMSRIIDFRSKFTASHSYTVAHLSSLIGGYFGFSEEKCKKLLIAGYLHDIGKIGIDPRLIEKNGPLNDEEFNLIKLHAYYTGQILNELNTSDWFSEIVTWAERHHEKSDGTGYPFSLDDTSLDEGVKILSCSDIISALMEERPYRESLSVDVAFDIIRDNMSASISPDMFEVIEQHKYEINDLVLQCQAHTFEEYRLGSLQ; encoded by the coding sequence ATGAAAAAGTTATCCTTAAGAGAATTAGCTGTACCAATGATTAAATCTATTGATAGTTTTAATTATCTGCTGAAATCGCACCATAGAAGAACTGCGGTCGTTTCATATTATATTGGAAAAAAACTCAACTTAAATAATACTGAGTTAGTGGAACTTGTTATTGCGGCAGCGCTTCATGATATTGGTGCCTTATCTGTGCAGGAACGAGATATGATTGTTCAGGAGGATGTCATAAATCCAGCTCCGCATTGTATGATGGGATACCGTATGTTGGCATCGCTTGATGTGTTTAAGAACATTTCCCAAATTATCAAGCATCATCACATCAAGTATCAAGATTCATTAAATGCGGAAGAGGGAGAAATATTATTACAAAGCCATATTATTCATCTTGCTGACAGGGTTGATATACTGGTCTCCCCTAACGAATTTATTACAAATCAAAAAAGTATGGTTACAGAAAAAATTCGTGAAAAAGCGGAAACAACCTTTCATCCTGAAGTTTTTAAAGCATTTGAGGAAGTGTCAAAAGCAGATATATTCTGGATTGAAATGAATAATTTGGAGATGGAGCAACTACTTAGAAAGATCGATTTTGGAGCAATTGATTTTGAGCTTACAATTGACGATATTATAGAGTTTACCTTGACAATGTCAAGAATAATTGACTTTCGCAGTAAATTTACCGCATCGCATTCATATACAGTCGCGCATCTATCCTCTTTAATTGGTGGATATTTTGGGTTTTCTGAAGAAAAATGTAAAAAATTATTGATTGCTGGGTACCTGCATGATATTGGCAAAATTGGAATTGACCCCAGGTTAATCGAAAAAAATGGTCCCCTTAATGATGAGGAATTTAATTTAATTAAATTACATGCTTATTATACGGGGCAAATCTTGAATGAACTTAATACTTCTGATTGGTTTAGTGAAATTGTAACGTGGGCTGAGCGGCATCATGAAAAATCTGATGGAACGGGATATCCATTTTCATTAGATGATACAAGTCTTGATGAAGGCGTGAAGATTTTATCATGCTCAGATATAATTTCTGCGCTAATGGAAGAAAGACCTTATCGAGAAAGCTTATCCGTTGATGTAGCGTTCGATATTATCAGGGATAATATGTCAGCATCAATTTCTCCTGATATGTTTGAGGTAATTGAACAGCATAAATATGAAATTAATGATTTAGTTTTACAGTGCCAAGCCCACACATTTGAAGAATACAGATTAGGTTCACTTCAATAA
- a CDS encoding methyl-accepting chemotaxis protein produces MSINLKLKLITVSLAVIIVAMFLATFSITNKQKNDGLVINLAGRQRMLSQKMTKEFLQFSIIPSQAVESKKNAAAQVRSTMKVFSMTLTALENSGRAPLSLDLRDTLYRDCPIAQEPAKGQLAKVDRLWQQFSPVIERALMGTASETDRKTIKTDNIRILQEMNKAVGMMQAQAEELVLLLLKIQITLAVLGAIIFVRAFMLTSSIVLRLNKVNKFSELLGNGNLTVESGITGDDELGQIGVSLDCMAANLEKMIRGIRITSKELGETSEELSKAASEVSRGAGGVAERSSSVAAAAEQLSSNMDSVAAAVEETSTNVAIMADSVQEITENIITISSNTENARNITGAAVNQSKQASERINELGNAANEIGKVTETITEISDQTNLLALNATIEAARAGEAGKGFAVVANEIKNLAKQTADATGDIRIKIEAIQSSTSLTVTEISGIANTINEVDEIVGNIAVAMDEQAATTQEISINVAQASEGIQEVTKNISQSSAVAGEVANDISEVDLKSTAMNESSTLVAANAKDLNRSADKLSVLVKEFNIK; encoded by the coding sequence ATGAGTATTAACTTGAAATTAAAGCTAATAACAGTCTCTTTAGCTGTCATTATAGTTGCTATGTTTTTGGCTACTTTCTCTATTACGAACAAACAAAAAAATGATGGATTAGTGATAAATCTTGCTGGCCGGCAAAGGATGCTTTCACAAAAGATGACGAAAGAGTTTCTGCAATTCTCAATCATCCCCAGCCAAGCAGTAGAGTCCAAAAAAAATGCCGCTGCCCAAGTCCGGTCGACGATGAAGGTCTTTTCTATGACTCTAACGGCTCTTGAAAATTCCGGGAGAGCGCCTTTATCTCTTGACCTCAGGGATACTTTGTATCGAGATTGCCCTATTGCTCAGGAACCAGCTAAAGGGCAATTGGCAAAAGTGGACAGACTGTGGCAGCAGTTTTCACCTGTAATAGAGAGGGCGCTTATGGGAACTGCCTCAGAAACTGATAGGAAAACAATTAAAACGGATAATATCCGTATTCTGCAAGAAATGAATAAAGCTGTTGGTATGATGCAAGCTCAGGCTGAAGAGTTGGTGCTTTTGTTGCTCAAAATACAAATCACGCTGGCTGTATTAGGAGCGATAATTTTTGTCCGAGCCTTTATGCTTACCTCCTCTATAGTTTTGAGACTGAATAAGGTAAATAAATTTTCAGAACTTTTAGGAAATGGTAATTTGACGGTCGAGTCTGGGATAACTGGTGATGACGAGCTTGGACAAATTGGAGTAAGCCTTGATTGTATGGCTGCTAATCTTGAAAAAATGATTAGGGGAATCAGGATCACCTCCAAAGAACTTGGTGAAACATCTGAAGAGTTATCAAAAGCAGCGTCAGAAGTTTCTCGGGGGGCGGGGGGTGTTGCAGAGCGTTCAAGTTCTGTTGCGGCTGCGGCTGAACAATTGAGCTCTAATATGGATTCAGTCGCTGCTGCTGTTGAGGAGACCTCGACAAATGTAGCTATCATGGCGGACTCGGTACAAGAAATAACAGAAAATATTATTACAATATCTAGCAATACAGAAAATGCCCGTAATATAACTGGTGCTGCTGTTAATCAATCTAAACAGGCCTCAGAGCGTATAAACGAACTTGGAAATGCTGCCAATGAAATTGGTAAAGTGACTGAGACAATAACGGAAATATCTGACCAGACCAACTTGTTGGCGTTAAACGCAACCATTGAGGCCGCTAGAGCAGGTGAAGCAGGAAAAGGATTTGCTGTTGTTGCCAATGAAATAAAAAACTTGGCCAAACAGACTGCTGATGCAACAGGAGATATTCGTATTAAAATTGAAGCAATTCAATCATCAACATCACTGACGGTGACTGAAATAAGTGGCATTGCCAATACTATAAACGAAGTAGATGAAATAGTAGGGAATATTGCGGTGGCTATGGATGAGCAGGCAGCCACTACCCAAGAAATTTCGATCAATGTTGCCCAGGCTTCCGAAGGTATCCAGGAAGTGACTAAAAATATATCTCAGAGTTCAGCTGTGGCTGGAGAGGTTGCAAATGATATCTCAGAGGTTGATTTAAAGTCTACTGCAATGAATGAATCCAGTACGCTGGTTGCTGCCAATGCCAAAGATCTTAATAGATCAGCAGATAAGCTCTCTGTCTTGGTTAAGGAATTTAATATAAAGTAG
- a CDS encoding NRAMP family divalent metal transporter — protein MQNEVSTAQQEAGSLPKRYCRYIKNMGPAWIISAVACGPATLASVAIAGATYGYKMLWVVILSAVFGTTTQYLAARVGVLEGMGIIAATEKHLGKRWAWILTIDALLATWLAAMVLMNALAGVTSLITGVDTPYWGVLYGVLVALFLVRRGYRNFETLCKVLVIFVVACFMATLFMADLSLPAIGEGLLPNFPGGIDAALMMAAIMGGAVHITIIGMHTYNTNARGWKIKDLSLARFDTFSSMGMAFGLYSVAIFLVDVAVLHPNGIAVKRATDAALALKPLLGDSAMKIFMVGLWAATLSTLSPTFMAGAYFLSDKMGWQLDVKDRRFAGVVFAGCLLSMLGPFVKGSFFLLLPLMLALGLTGTPLIIAIILYLLNRRTGSLRNSALLNLMGGLTFLVTSFLAVRFLLAKFGIM, from the coding sequence ATGCAAAACGAAGTAAGTACAGCTCAGCAAGAGGCAGGTTCTCTGCCAAAAAGATACTGTAGGTATATTAAAAATATGGGTCCTGCCTGGATTATCAGCGCCGTGGCCTGCGGGCCTGCGACCCTGGCCAGTGTTGCCATTGCCGGGGCGACCTATGGCTATAAGATGCTCTGGGTGGTAATCCTCAGTGCGGTGTTTGGCACCACGACCCAGTACCTGGCTGCCCGGGTGGGTGTTTTAGAGGGGATGGGAATCATTGCCGCCACCGAAAAACATCTGGGAAAACGGTGGGCCTGGATTTTGACCATAGATGCCCTCTTGGCCACCTGGCTTGCCGCCATGGTTTTGATGAATGCCTTAGCTGGGGTCACCTCTCTCATTACCGGTGTGGACACCCCGTATTGGGGCGTACTCTACGGAGTTCTGGTTGCCCTCTTTCTGGTTCGGAGGGGATATCGTAACTTTGAAACACTGTGCAAGGTCTTGGTGATCTTTGTGGTGGCCTGTTTTATGGCCACCCTCTTTATGGCGGATCTCTCTCTCCCGGCCATTGGTGAGGGCCTCCTGCCCAATTTCCCCGGCGGAATCGATGCGGCCCTGATGATGGCGGCCATCATGGGTGGGGCCGTTCATATCACCATTATCGGCATGCATACCTATAATACCAATGCTAGGGGCTGGAAAATAAAAGATCTGTCTCTGGCCCGTTTTGATACCTTTTCCTCCATGGGTATGGCCTTTGGTCTCTACAGTGTGGCCATCTTTTTGGTGGATGTCGCTGTCCTTCATCCCAACGGAATTGCGGTGAAGAGGGCAACGGATGCGGCCTTGGCCCTTAAACCCCTTCTGGGTGACAGCGCCATGAAGATCTTTATGGTCGGCCTCTGGGCAGCCACTCTCTCGACCCTCTCTCCCACCTTTATGGCCGGGGCCTATTTTCTCTCGGATAAGATGGGCTGGCAGCTCGATGTTAAGGATAGACGTTTTGCCGGGGTAGTCTTTGCCGGATGTCTGCTCAGTATGCTCGGCCCTTTCGTTAAGGGCAGCTTTTTCCTTCTCCTCCCTCTGATGCTGGCCTTAGGTCTTACCGGTACACCCCTAATCATTGCCATTATTCTCTATCTTCTGAATAGACGGACTGGCAGCTTACGCAACTCAGCCCTTCTTAATTTGATGGGTGGACTCACCTTTTTGGTCACCTCGTTTCTGGCTGTACGCTTTCTTTTGGCAAAATTTGGCATCATGTGA
- a CDS encoding transposase — MSCRFCGGTDEVRRHGKDSNGNQRFRCSDCKRTFQLEYPYVADRHERYSPGNAGIRDTARVLKVGCMGLTRFRKLNPRQVTRFTDKVKDIELICDVTMGIC; from the coding sequence ATGTCTTGCCGTTTTTGCGGTGGTACTGACGAGGTAAGACGGCACGGCAAGGACAGTAATGGAAATCAAAGATTTCGGTGTTCAGATTGCAAGCGAACCTTCCAGCTAGAGTACCCTTATGTAGCCGATCGGCATGAAAGATATAGTCCTGGCAATGCTGGTATACGTGATACTGCAAGAGTTCTTAAAGTGGGCTGCATGGGTCTTACCCGTTTTAGAAAACTCAATCCAAGACAAGTAACTAGGTTCACAGATAAAGTTAAAGACATAGAACTGATTTGTGATGTCACCATGGGCATTTGTTAA
- a CDS encoding transporter suffix domain-containing protein codes for MKKIIGYTFIMLSFLLWAVILLLPFLEISTVHMAESTTVLIISAEVAFFSGIALLGKEAWQHIKARFKGKG; via the coding sequence ATGAAGAAAATTATAGGATATACATTTATTATGCTCTCTTTTTTGTTATGGGCTGTCATTTTACTCCTGCCCTTTTTAGAGATAAGCACAGTCCATATGGCTGAGTCTACAACTGTTTTGATAATTTCTGCCGAAGTTGCATTCTTTTCTGGTATTGCCCTCTTGGGTAAAGAGGCCTGGCAGCATATAAAGGCCAGATTTAAGGGCAAGGGCTAG
- a CDS encoding 6-carboxytetrahydropterin synthase produces MGLDFTVLKKKTKEVIELLDHRDLNNLPYFKEKNPSSEHIAIFIFDILAPVLEHKRYSLYSVRVMETDNQGCTYFAPSQG; encoded by the coding sequence ATGGGACTTGACTTTACCGTTTTGAAAAAAAAGACCAAAGAGGTAATAGAGCTCCTTGACCATAGGGATCTCAATAATTTGCCCTACTTTAAAGAGAAGAACCCCTCTTCGGAGCATATTGCCATCTTTATCTTTGATATCCTTGCCCCGGTTCTGGAGCATAAGAGATACTCTCTTTACTCTGTCCGGGTCATGGAGACAGACAATCAGGGATGTACCTATTTTGCCCCCAGTCAGGGATAG
- a CDS encoding 6-pyruvoyl trahydropterin synthase family protein, with protein MFEIFIKTHFSGAHHLRDYPGDCEHPHGHNWKVKVTARATGA; from the coding sequence ATGTTTGAAATTTTTATAAAGACCCACTTTTCAGGAGCTCATCATCTACGTGATTATCCCGGAGACTGTGAACATCCCCATGGACACAACTGGAAGGTAAAGGTTACGGCCCGGGCAACGGGGGCTTGA
- a CDS encoding tRNA1(Val) (adenine(37)-N6)-methyltransferase: protein MNRSGQRDKREESPEEFSHDTLFSGELSCRQHREGYRFSLDAVLAAHFLPPRKQARIIDLGSGSGIIALIMAYRWRNLGVHITGFERQQSLISLAKGNIELNGYDEICTIKEGDVRHILQHLPPESFEQLVSNPPFFPLGSGRPSQNREAYQARHQVAGGIEDFLYAASKVLANKGHAVFIYPANGLTDFLLAARKNRLEPKRIQYIYDYPEGESEARLFLIHCQKNGGAGLKTERPFYVYEKKNGAYHESMQRLYEPSSQEASF, encoded by the coding sequence ATGAACAGAAGTGGACAAAGAGATAAGAGAGAGGAGAGCCCAGAAGAATTCAGCCACGACACTCTCTTTAGCGGCGAACTCTCCTGCAGACAACATAGAGAGGGCTATCGTTTTTCTCTTGATGCGGTACTTGCGGCCCATTTTCTTCCCCCCCGTAAACAGGCCCGCATCATTGATCTTGGCTCAGGCAGTGGCATTATTGCCCTAATCATGGCCTATAGGTGGAGGAATTTGGGGGTGCACATTACCGGTTTTGAGAGACAGCAGAGCCTTATCAGCCTGGCTAAGGGTAATATTGAGTTGAATGGTTACGATGAAATCTGTACCATCAAAGAGGGAGATGTTCGCCATATCCTGCAACACCTCCCCCCAGAATCCTTTGAGCAGCTGGTGTCCAATCCACCCTTTTTCCCCCTTGGCTCAGGACGGCCAAGCCAAAACAGAGAGGCTTATCAGGCCAGGCACCAGGTTGCCGGGGGCATTGAGGATTTTTTATATGCAGCCTCAAAGGTATTGGCCAATAAAGGCCATGCCGTTTTTATCTATCCGGCAAATGGCCTCACCGATTTTTTGCTTGCGGCCAGAAAAAACAGATTAGAGCCTAAGCGAATTCAGTATATTTATGACTACCCGGAGGGAGAATCCGAGGCCCGCCTCTTTTTAATCCACTGTCAAAAAAATGGGGGTGCAGGTCTTAAAACAGAACGGCCCTTTTATGTTTACGAGAAGAAGAACGGTGCATACCATGAGTCGATGCAAAGACTCTATGAACCCTCTTCTCAGGAGGCTTCCTTTTAA
- a CDS encoding YifB family Mg chelatase-like AAA ATPase, which yields MHAKVLSCAVVGIDGLPIEVEVDIAKGIPQFFIVGLPDNAVRESRDRVKPAIKNCGYYFPNRRITVNLAPASVKKEGAGFDLAIAIAILMATDLISVSVAETCVVGELALDGKVRPVRGCLPLILGAAASGCKKIFIPFENREEAGIAAGKIEILPVSSLPEVVENLLGVRPIQALRAKDYREGTHLPRYHFDFSEIRGQLHARRALEIAASGSHNVLMKGPPGSGKTMLARRLATILPPMSFAEIVETTKIFSVVDVKGEGLGIRPFRAPHHTISDAGLIGGGNIPRPGEVSLAHNGVLFLDELPEFKRNVLEALRQPVEDGEVTISRAQISLSFPANFMLVCALNPCSCGFYGDPHHECNCTPQQIQRYMGRVSGPLLDRIDIHIEVPALNYQEMSSAQQGESSAPIAQRVARCRRLQQARFAHLDHIHSNSQMGGKEIEEFCQIDRDSSLLLERSVKKLGLSARAYHRILKIARTIADMELAPSIERPHIAEAVQFRR from the coding sequence ATGCATGCAAAGGTTTTAAGCTGTGCAGTAGTGGGAATTGATGGCCTTCCCATCGAAGTAGAGGTTGATATAGCCAAAGGAATACCGCAATTCTTCATTGTTGGCCTGCCCGACAACGCCGTCCGGGAAAGCCGTGACCGGGTAAAGCCAGCCATTAAGAACTGTGGTTATTACTTTCCTAATCGAAGAATTACGGTCAATCTTGCTCCAGCTTCGGTAAAAAAAGAGGGCGCCGGTTTTGATTTGGCCATTGCCATTGCCATTTTAATGGCCACGGATCTTATCTCTGTATCTGTTGCAGAGACCTGTGTTGTGGGAGAGTTGGCTCTTGATGGTAAGGTTCGCCCAGTCCGGGGGTGCCTGCCTCTAATCCTGGGCGCCGCCGCCTCCGGCTGTAAGAAGATTTTTATCCCTTTCGAAAACAGGGAAGAGGCGGGCATTGCCGCGGGAAAGATAGAGATCCTGCCAGTGAGTTCCCTGCCCGAGGTCGTTGAGAATCTGCTAGGGGTGAGACCGATTCAGGCCCTAAGGGCAAAAGACTATAGGGAAGGTACGCATCTGCCCCGCTATCATTTTGATTTTAGTGAAATACGAGGGCAGCTCCATGCCCGGCGGGCCCTGGAAATTGCAGCCAGCGGTAGCCATAATGTTCTGATGAAGGGTCCTCCGGGCTCCGGCAAGACCATGCTTGCCAGGCGACTTGCAACCATCTTGCCACCCATGAGTTTTGCTGAAATTGTTGAAACCACCAAAATTTTCAGCGTTGTCGATGTAAAAGGCGAGGGCCTCGGTATTCGCCCCTTTCGTGCCCCTCACCACACCATCTCCGATGCGGGCCTCATTGGCGGTGGAAATATTCCTCGCCCCGGTGAGGTCTCTCTTGCCCATAACGGGGTTCTCTTTCTCGATGAACTTCCTGAATTCAAAAGAAATGTCCTGGAGGCGCTTCGTCAACCGGTGGAAGACGGCGAAGTGACCATCTCCCGAGCCCAGATATCTCTCTCATTTCCTGCAAATTTCATGCTTGTCTGTGCCCTCAATCCCTGTAGCTGTGGCTTTTATGGAGATCCTCACCATGAGTGCAACTGCACGCCACAACAAATTCAGCGTTACATGGGCCGTGTTTCAGGTCCCCTACTTGACAGAATAGATATCCACATCGAGGTACCGGCCCTGAACTATCAGGAGATGAGTTCCGCCCAGCAGGGTGAGTCCTCGGCACCGATTGCTCAGCGGGTGGCAAGATGCCGCAGGCTTCAGCAGGCGCGTTTTGCCCACCTGGACCATATCCATAGCAACAGTCAGATGGGTGGCAAAGAGATAGAAGAATTTTGCCAAATTGACCGCGACTCATCCCTGCTTCTGGAGAGGAGTGTGAAAAAGCTCGGCCTCTCAGCCCGGGCCTATCATCGCATCTTAAAGATTGCCCGCACCATTGCCGATATGGAGCTTGCCCCCTCCATAGAGAGGCCACATATTGCCGAGGCCGTGCAGTTCCGGCGTTAA
- the thiL gene encoding thiamine-phosphate kinase: MRELDIIGKIQQHLTAYNEKVICGIGDDCAVFSGDNGRPWLITTDTLVEGHHFDLSWHPAYELGCKAMAVNISDIAAMGGLPVHATISLTFTKDTEEAWLDEFIRGLAYMHHRYNINLIGGDTVAGERLSITVTLLGQAHKEPVYRHGAMPGDIIYVGGPLGSAAAGLFLFQNHRDEIETLKDEYASLLRHHLAPMPQVELGRALADSDYIGAMQDISDGLATDLAHIAKKSAVQAVVFEDKIPVLPEFTRLCKRYQLTATELALGGGDDYLLLFTVRAGREKEVERLARSVQAMAYPIGLITEGSGVMLKGPTGNLTDISFRGFEHE; the protein is encoded by the coding sequence ATGCGAGAGCTTGATATCATCGGCAAGATACAACAGCATCTTACCGCCTATAATGAAAAAGTTATCTGTGGCATCGGTGATGATTGTGCCGTTTTTTCAGGAGATAATGGCCGCCCCTGGCTAATCACCACCGACACCTTGGTGGAGGGGCATCACTTTGATTTAAGCTGGCATCCAGCCTATGAGTTGGGCTGTAAGGCAATGGCTGTTAATATAAGTGATATTGCTGCCATGGGTGGCCTGCCTGTGCATGCCACCATCTCTCTTACCTTTACCAAAGACACAGAAGAGGCTTGGCTGGATGAATTCATCAGAGGTCTTGCCTATATGCACCACAGATACAATATCAACCTGATAGGCGGGGATACGGTGGCCGGGGAACGTCTAAGTATTACCGTTACCCTGCTTGGACAAGCCCACAAAGAGCCTGTTTATCGACATGGAGCCATGCCGGGTGATATTATCTATGTTGGTGGCCCACTAGGATCAGCTGCCGCCGGACTTTTTCTCTTTCAAAATCACCGGGATGAAATCGAGACGCTTAAGGATGAGTATGCCTCTCTCTTGCGTCATCACCTTGCCCCCATGCCTCAGGTAGAACTTGGCAGGGCCCTGGCCGACAGTGACTACATAGGGGCCATGCAGGATATTTCCGATGGACTTGCCACGGATCTCGCCCATATAGCCAAAAAAAGCGCGGTACAGGCCGTGGTCTTTGAGGATAAGATTCCGGTTCTACCAGAGTTTACAAGGCTCTGCAAAAGGTACCAACTTACAGCAACAGAGTTGGCTCTAGGGGGAGGAGATGATTATTTACTTCTCTTTACCGTACGAGCAGGAAGGGAAAAAGAAGTTGAGCGACTGGCAAGATCGGTACAGGCAATGGCTTATCCCATTGGCCTTATCACTGAAGGCAGCGGGGTTATGCTTAAGGGCCCAACGGGAAATTTGACTGATATAAGCTTTAGAGGATTCGAGCATGAGTAA